The Chionomys nivalis chromosome 6, mChiNiv1.1, whole genome shotgun sequence sequence agctgtgggaactgggcaggacagaaaccccaacaagaggccctcatgttacagtgtGTAAGAAAACCACTTGGAAATTAGATCCCTGTACAGACTTCAAAAAACTCATCATACAAAAACTGCAGGTGTTTCAGATCATAGAGCAACCTGGTTTAATGTTtggtatcctgtctctaccttccaagtgctggcatgATAGGCCAGTGTGTCACCACAGAACACTGGGAAAGCGTTCATGTTTTGATTACCAATACAGGGGTATCACTTCACTTCATGTTGTTTAATAATCTTTGTATGCTGGAGATTCTATGCCTACATGCAGAAGAAATGCCTCCTGGGCATAGGAATACTACAGGGGCAGTAATGCAGTCCAGGCCCCAGTTCTGCAGCAACGCCAATCTCTGCAGGTCTGGGGCAGTTCTGTGCCTGGGGTGAAAGCCAGGGCTGGAACCGCTGATGTGTCCCTCACAGGACTCCGTCCCTAAGGGAGCTGCTCCTGTCAATCAGGCATTACTAGCCAATCACAGCTTCTGTACTGACTGCCAATTGGTATGGGAAGGGCACTTCACAAGAGCACTTTGAGTTCACCGTGTTGCAGGCTCTGATCTGGGGTAATGGAGATTCTCATGGTTCCATGTGCTGTGCCGTGACCACTGCCAGGAGCTGCGAATAGAGTGGGGTGGGCTCGGAATCTGTCATGGTGAAGGAGGGGCCACTGTCCAAACACAGGGAGAAGCTGCCAGAGATAGCTTGATGTCCTCCCAGGGCTGTGGCAGGTCTCTCTGTTAATGAAAGTTTTTGTCGTGCCCAGTCCACAGTTGTtcagttacaaagaaaaacagaggcttttattaattataaactgtttgacctattatctcaggcttattattaactagctcatACAACTTAcatcaacccataattcttatctatatttagccacgtggcttgataccttttctcagtgcaacattttcatcttgcttcctctgtgtggtgactacagactgagcttttcctcttcccagaattcccctagtctggtcacctcatatacttcctgcctataCTGGccattcagtgttttattaaaccaatacaagaggcaagtctttacagggtacaagagcattatcccacagcatatcCCAGCTCCGGAGGTGACTTGCATGCACAAGGTCCTTGCAACAACCATGCAGAAGCGCGCTCCTCTGAATgacttctctctctgtttcctggatgCACCTGTGCCAGAGCATTAGGAACAGAGCTCTTGTGTGGATACATCCTTGTCACCATACAGAGTGTGCGCGCTACTTCACAGAGCCCTGCTTCCTCTAGAGTCTTCTAGAAGTTCTGCACTTGGCACTGAACATTCAGGTGTAGGATCCGTCTGCAGTTAATTCTGTGCAGGGCATAGAGTCTGTGTCATGAACACATCTGCATGGAGATGCCAGGGTGATCCAGTCACGTGTATCAGTAAGGCCCCACTTACTGGGTTTCCTGGCCGCATGTGTCAAAATTGAccatatattacatttttttttaagtttgctcTCATGTTCTGTtgatctctttatttttttcccagacagcagtctttgttgttgtttttgttattattattattattattttgaacagagtttctctttgtagccctggctgtcctggaactccatctgtagaccaggctatcctggaacacacagagacccatcttctgcctccccagtgctgggatcagatTATGTGGCACCACCCCTCAGTGACAGTACAGTCTTTATTGCAGTTTGAAGTCAGATGACGCCACTGCATTTACTGTTTATTCAGCCATGTGTtgatcattttttcatttatgatGACTTCTTGTAATCCGATTTCTGTTGCTGATAGCCTAAATTTTTAGTCTCCTTTGTcccagagacaaggtttctttgtgtaacaggcctggctgtcatagaactcacttggtagaccaggctggtctcaaactcacagagattccctgcctgtgtctctggagtgctggggttaaagacgtgtTCTTTCTATTCAAGGTTCGCCCAGCTTCCTGCTAAGGCAAGCCCATCCAGCATCAGGCCAAGTCCCAGTGGAATCTCCACTTCTCAAAGGTTGAATGCTCAGTTACACCCCTTCCTATAAAAAGAACCTTTGTGATAGTAACGTGAATATAGGAGGAGATGGTACCTATGGCATAGGTATGTTGGCCCCACACAGctaaagaacagaagaaagattTCATGACATTGAACAGAGACAGTCtagtccatccatctgtctcgtCACACAGATTGTACTGTGGAAGCCGTGCACTTGTCCAGGTTTCCCCCCTTTCCTTAGTCCCCAAACACAAGATGTTGCTTTACCTCATTTTATCCCAATTGAGTATGGTCTGGGTTGTAATCAGAAAGATTTCTGGCTCTCCATGTTGGTGGGAATTTTAGACTTTTGCATTTCAACTTAATAAAATAGATCAAATTTAAAACTTTAGCAGCCTTGTGAGGCACTTCTACAGTTAGAAATGCAGCTTCCAGATGACATCATCTGCAAGTAGTCACACTTGAGCACAGCAAGAGACTTCCGTCACCAGTTTCAATAGATCTGATCAAGGTTTCCCTGGTTCTCGGAGGGAACTTGGTAGGGAGGGAAACAAGGGATACTGCCACGCACTCAGAGGAAATATAGGAACATAAGTAAGCTTGAGTTCAGAGGCCCTGAATTGTTTAATCTTTTCTTAGATGGTGTAGGGAAGTCACACTAATAATTCAATGGAACTGCTGCTCCTCCAGTGTACCTAGTTATCATCTTTCATTTCCTGATAGCCCGGTAGTCATGGACCAACATCTGTGTCATCGGGCAAGATGGTAGCCTAGTTCATGGCAGTGGGTTTATCAAATTAGACTTGGGTCCTACAGCCATTAGAAAGCCAGTGTTTTGGTGCTTCTCAGAGGAGGGCCTCAACCGTGTTGTTTGTTGTGGATGTAAGACCTTGATCCAGAGCTAACTTGTTTTCTTAGACAGTGGGCCAACCTGTGGCTACAGGGTCTAATAATTTGATTGGTATGTCACAGGGCGTTTCTATGGCCCCAAAATTTGCGTTAAAACCTCCTTTGTCTTAGCTTTGTGGGGAAACAGATGAAAAGGTTTCTAGACATCTGGAAATTCTATGTCTGAAGTGGAAGTCACAGCAATTATGAAAGCCTTAAGTGGCCTTTGTTAAGTCTCAGTTCACATTAGGGGCTCAGTGCCCTTTGTGCTGGTGTATTGAAGCCTTAGCATTTCCAGAATCTCTACAGTCCAGCTGTCCAGCTGCGCCTAGGAACCCTTGACTGTTTTTCATAGTTTTTGAAGTTCATATCTGAAGGATGGCGGCAATCCGACTCCGAGACAGACTCCTTTTGCCTCCCTTCAGCTGGTAACAAGATAGGTAGATTTCTACAACATTTGGCTTTTTGGCTTTCTTAACTCACATTGTGTAGCCTAAGGTTGTAACTTGCAGCCCTCAGTGGCCCCTTTATCTGTTTTCCCAAAAAAAACTCTGAAGGGAAGGCAAGAACTCTGCATTTAGTGTCTTTAACTCTTTGCCACCTGATCCAGGCATGTTGTCTCCTGTAACCTCCCACTGGGTCTGTCCATTTAAACGCATTTGCCTTTGCCAATGGGAGACTGATGAATGCATCTTTCAGGTCCAAGATAGTGTACACCTGTTTCTCTGGAAGAATCAGGCTCAAGAGGTCCCAGGTTTCTTTATAGGTAGGAGAGGCATGTTCCAGGGTGACTGGCAGGGCACCAGGATGCCTGTTTCTTCAAGATAAAatgattaagaaatgaaataaagagaatGATAACCTATGGGTGAGATCACACCAGCTAAACTTGCAGTTTGTGAAAAGGTAATAAAGAATAGCTGAGGTTCAGGCGTGGccgtgcacgcctttaatcccagtactcagaaagcagaggctggtgggtctgtaaattcaaggccagtctggtctacagatcaagttccaaaCAGCCAAGGTTGGGCAGTGAAGGAAAACATTGAAAACAGAGAGTTGTCTAAGATTTAATTGAACAGGGACCTGTGTTCCAACCCCAGCAAGCAGTAGAACTTAGCAGGTTTCGTCACgcggttctggctttagagtgaaagaggaagaaaggggttatggaatctccTTCTATTTCTAGGGAATGCCgcgaggccaggcatgtgtcagtgGTGTTCCAGAATGGCAGTCTAGAGAAACCAGAgttgtgggatacctgccaagaagAGCTGCTAGTAGGGAGTGGAACCGCCCTAAAGAAAGAAGTCGTTGCAGTCAACAAAGGTGAAAAGAATCGAAGATCTGGagcgttttgacatcagacatggaggtgcagagtttggagtttccCCAGCTGGTTcttagtcttgctttggtccagtagaTTTCCTGTCTATGTTCTTCTCCTAGCATTTTGGAATGATAATGtttatcctgtgccattatatgttggaagtatgtgatctacttttctattttgattttacaagggATTATAGTTAAGATATAACATgaatttcagaagagactttgacctttgaatttttaaataagtttgagactgtaATAGGCTATGGGgaattttgaagttggactaaatacaTTTCTGCATTATGGTGTGGCTACAAGCCTGTGGGTGCCAGGGAGTGTGTTGATTTGAATAGGATTGGCCCCCATAGACTTGTGTCTTTGAATGCTTGGcactagtaggaggtgtggcattgttggagtaagtgtgtcacgGTGGGGGCTAACTTGAGATCTGCGTGTCTCagtctcctgctgctgcctgtgaatcaagatacagaactctcagctcctagcaccatgtttgcctgcatgacaCTATGCTTCTCACtttgaggataatggactaaacctctgaaatgtaagccagtcccaatgaactgttttcctttattagggttgctgtggtcatggtgtcacttcacagcagtaaaatcctaactaagacacttgggGACCTGGAAGACCCCAGGCTGCTGACCCCCTAGCAGTTCCTTGAGTATTGAATGCCTCTTCCTTCCAAGGGGCTCTGAAACCCCTGGTGTCCTGAGGTTTGGTCTATGTTCTTCTCCTAGCATTTTGGAATGAACAAcatttcttgttcttcttgtttttgGAAGAAATGTTGTGGGTATCCACCACACAGGACTGCTAGGACAtcggtttaagccaatagaaagtctttattagcttgTCTGGGACTATACTGGTTATTTGAGATCTGAGTGTAGCATCACGTCTTTCTCAGCATGCTCTTTTAAGCACAAAATCCATGTTCTGGGTTTATATACttagttaacaagaacagttaacCAGAAGCAGAGCTACAGAAGCTCAAAGGCACGATTTACAGTCTTTCCCATAACTGCGGGCTTAGGTGGATTAgaactttgtttctgttttcacacATGGTGCTGCAtatgtgctgagttttacagcctgaataGCACTTCCATGATGGAGTCAGTTATGCTAAGGTCTGGGGTCCTGTTACAATGCTGAGATGAAGCAGTATTTTCTTGTGTTTGAGTGAAGTGCAAATGTttattaggtccatttggttaATAATATCTGTTAgctccagtatttctctgtttagtttttgtctggatgacctgtccatgggtgagagtggggtattgatgTCTCCCACTATCACTGTGTGAGGGACAATATTTGAGTATTGTGTTCCTTTTACACACAAGATTGTCCTTGTGTTTGGTGAATAGATGGTAGAAATGGAAACATCATCACgctggatttttcctttgattataCAGTGTCTGTCCCCATCTCATTTGATTCATTTTGGTGTGGAGAGCCTCACGTGCATTTTATATGTTTATGGGTGTACTGGATGCGCAGTGAGGCCGGCCacattagttatttatttttccagtggACTTCACACATGATAGGCAAATAGTCTGTTACTGCATCAGCTTTTATACAGAATATCCTTCAGCCAGACATGGTGCCCCACATCTGTAATTGCAACACTTgaaaagctgaagcaggaggttcATAGTAGCTTTCTTTATCTTGACCAGAGCATAAAATGaaatctgtctctaaaaacacaaaataatttctcTGTTATAAGACCAAGATCTCACTTGGGCATATTCTTTGCAAATTCTGTTGTGTCATTGAGAAACAAAATGCAAAGTTTTCCTAAGCCAAGAGGAGGCCAGGTGGTGATGCCTTTTACATGACTCAACATTCCACGGGCTAGGGTTGAGAGATTTGAAAACTCATCTGTCAGTTTCACTTTATTTGTGTTCTTTAAGAAGTTGCCATATATCCTGGCACGATACTTTGATTTAGTCAGTACATTTAAGTAGCTGAGCATGAGGGCTCACACCTGTCATCATAGTATTTTATAGACAGGTGCAGGAAGTTCAAGACTAACCTCATCcaaatagtgagttctaggccagtcagagctataaagagatcctgtgtcaaaaaaaaaaaaaaaacccaaagcagaaATGTGTTTAAATATAGGAGTGAGGCCATCTGTGAGTTAGAATTTGACCAAATAGTGCTGATGAGGTGGCTCCATTGAAAAGAGCTCTGTATGCAAGCCCGACCACCGTTTGATCCTAAGAACCCTTGGTGAAAGGAGAAACTGACTTCAGACTCTCACTATGGCACTCTTTATGGCTGATTGAATTAGTTTCTTGTCAAGCATTTGCTTTTGTGCTGAGCTTTGCCCACATCATAACCTTTGAACTTTGGTAGAGGTCGTCATTCTTCAGACCAAGAATGCATGCAGACGTGAAACTGATAGGGATCTCCTGAATTATTGAGTTGCAGGTGTGTAACATCACCTTCCCTTTGtgtgttttttacatttttaaaattttcaaatatgtgactgttgacttgagttttctgtcctgcctggttcctgcagttgttaagtcccaaagaaatcacacagaggtctacattagttataaactgattggcctattagctcaattattaactcttttaactaTATTAGCCcaatattcttgtctgtgttagccacgtggcttggtaccttatttggcggggcagtcacatcttgcttcttctgtggctgggacagtacaggactaggacttccttcttcccagaattctcctattctcttgatccacctctacttcctggttgtcctgcctatatttcctgcctggctactgatcaagcagcatttacttaaaatataattgacagaatacagaccattgtcccacaccatgtGACTCTTTTGCCTGTACACATGGCTGCCCAAGTGTTTACTGAACACATGGCTGTACACTAGTCTGCCCAAGTGTTTACTGAACTTTGGATTCTCTTGACCAGGAGTTAGGAATGGTTGTAAGCCTCCAAGTGAGTGGTGGAGTTTGATCCAGGTCCTCTTCAGTAGCAACAGATGATCATATTTGTTGACCCATCTTTATATGCTCTGTCTCTttaggtggtttttttttattgttttaggaTCAGCATTTATTTTActaatgttttttattaatttcacctgTCAGTAACTTATTAAAATGTCTTCCTTTCTAGGAGTTATTAACCTTACATTTTAAACAGGATTACTCCAAATTTATGATGGACAGGTACAGAATTGTAGTGAGTGTTCCAATTCTATGGAAGAATTTCAAGTGAGCCCCTGaatactgttttttatttatttgagatagggtctcactatgtacctttggctgtcctggcaatCTCTATGTAATCAAATTGACTTGGAAATCACAGAGTTTTACTGTCTGCCTCCTGAAGTTTTGGCTTATGTGTGCACCACCGTGCCcgtattttctattctttttgaagtcaataattttaaaattttttctgatGTATACTAAATAATGTTACTCCATTGGCAAGTCTTCCTGTATGTATTACTATGCATTTCTCCTGCAGTGCCATATTCTGTTCTATTTCTGCGACCACATCatccttcttttctgtttccttctataATGAGTTGGTTATTACTTTTGAAATTCTATGACCCATGCCATAGACTGTATTAAGCACAAagcattatgtaaatatattctCAATGTAGTATGAAGTTACAATGCAGTCTCACCATTTCTATTACATCCTTATATGGGATATTTTAGGATGCATTGACCTATGAGGATGTGCATGTGAATTTCACACATGAAGAGTGGGctttgctggatccttcccagaagagtctctacaaagatgtgatgctggaaacCTACTGGAACCTCACTGCTATAGGTAGGAATGTGAACTTTCTGTCACTTTTCAACGTAAGGGGCCAGGCCTCTTTTGGGGATTTGTGCTCttctgtggaagaggaagaatCTAGTGAATCAATTAGGGATTGTTCTAAAGTTCATGGAAGATAGACATTTAAATTGTTCCTAATTTCCAGCAATATATCATACATTTTCTGGTGCTCTGTTTTAGGGTACAAATGGGAAGATGAGAATATTGAAGAACATTGTCAAAGTTCTAGAAGACATGGAAGGTAATTTTCATGTGCAGCTGATACATATGTACTTCTGAAGAAATGTTAATGAACCCTAACTTTTAATGAAAAGCAACAGTGTAATAAGCTCAACTTTGTGGTgattattaaattctcacaacACTGTACTGCAATGTCAGGGACCTGATCATTGTTTGCAAAGCATTCCTTTAAGAAACAAGGAAACAATATCATATTAGATGTCACAGTTTCAGTCATAGCCATATGAGAGGCATGTTGTTCCCGTTTGTCCACATAGTTTCATACCAAGCAAATATtgtaaaagaaatacatattgATAAGGGGTTTATGACCAAGACCTTTTATAAGCAAACTATTAATACTAGTGTTCCTCAAATACTTGTAGTGAGGGACTTACCATAGTTTAGTGAATGGAGCAGTTTATGAGAGTCAAGGACCATGTTATCATGAGAAGCCCTAATCCCTACACCACATCTGTA is a genomic window containing:
- the LOC130875927 gene encoding zinc finger protein 431-like encodes the protein MASSTTATLQHSKRLMPSLLPGDLIKVFQDALTYEDVHVNFTHEEWALLDPSQKSLYKDVMLETYWNLTAIGYKWEDENIEEHCQSSRRHGR